In one window of Vanessa atalanta chromosome 10, ilVanAtal1.2, whole genome shotgun sequence DNA:
- the LOC125067043 gene encoding cathepsin L-like, whose product MKSLPVLTMMVVVIAADSFTDLIEEEWNAFKREHNKLYENETEEKFRMKIFAENKLVIAEHNQRFERGQVTYRLGTNKYADMLHHEFVDMNGFNHTAKLNEEQVPRGATFLSPAYLAAPKMMDWRTRDAVTEVKDQGKCGSSWAFSATGSLEARHFLKTGFLVSLSEQNLIDCSTEYGNKGCKGGFVANSFTYIRDNGGIDTEESYPYKAVSKMCRYDSDYVGAKVVGFVDLPKGDENKLKQAVASEGPVSVTIDASARSFQLYTTGIYYDKKCSSKHVNHAMLVVGYGTDKEDGDYWLLKNSWGRSWGRLGYMKLARNQNNHCGIATSASYPLS is encoded by the exons ATGAAGAGCCTGCCTGTGCTAACGATGATGGTGGTGGTGATCGCCGCCGACAGCTTCACCGACCTTATCGAGGAGGAATGGAACGCCTTCAAG CGGGAACACAATAAATTGTACGAAAACGAGACCGAGGAAAAGTTCCGTATGAAGATCTTCGCTGAGAACAAGCTTGTTATAGCGGAACACAACCAGCGCTTCGAGCGCGGCCAGGTGACGTACCGCCTTGGCACCAACAAGTACGCCGATATGCTACACCACGAGTTCGTGGATATGAACGGATTCAACCACACCGCCAA ACTCAACGAGGAACAAGTTCCGCGTGGCGCCACGTTCCTGTCACCCGCCTACTTGGCGGCACCGAAGATGATGGACTGGCGTACAAGGGACGCCGTCACCGAAGTCAAGGACCAAGGAAAGTGTGGCTCCAGCTGGGCATTCAGCGCC ACGGGCTCGCTGGAGGCGAGGCACTTCCTCAAAACCGGCTTCCTGGTGTCGCTGTCGGAGCAGAATCTGATTGACTGCTCGACTGAGTACGGAAACAAAGGCTGCAAAGGTGGCTTCGTTGCCAACTCCTTTACGTACATCCGTGACAACGGAGGCATCGATACGGAGGAGAGCTACCCTTACAAGGCCGTTAGCAAAATGTGCAG GTACGATTCCGACTACGTGGGCGCGAAAGTCGTTGGCTTCGTGGACTTGCCGAAGGGCGACGAGAACAAGCTGAAGCAAGCCGTGGCCAGTGAGGGGCCTGTCTCCGTCACCATCGATGCCAGCGCGAGGTCCTTCCAGTTGTACACCACCGGAATCTACTACGATAAGAAATGCTCTTCGAAACACGTCAATCATGCG ATGCTGGTGGTGGGCTACGGTACGGACAAAGAGGACGGCGACTACTGGCTTCTGAAGAACTCGTGGGGACGCTCGTGGGGAAGGCTCGGCTACATGAAGTTGGCGCGCAACCAAAACAACCACTGCGGCATAGCTACGTCCGCCTCCTATCCTCTGAGCTGA
- the LOC125067114 gene encoding procathepsin L-like isoform X3, which yields MKSLAVLVVVVAVVGAESLTNVVRDEWNAFKLEHKKSYKTETEEKFRMKIFVENKLDAEKHNRRFERGQETYRLGTNKYSDLLHHEFVHMIGFNHTPSGLNKGPTPRGATFLSPLNLTAPQLVDWRTEGAVTGVKDQGTCGSGWAFSATGSLEGQQFRSSGNLVSLSEQNLIDCSKNYENNGCKGGSVPHAFTYIRDNGGIDTDESYPYEEDDEDKCRYNPRNVGAKVSGFVDLPKGNEKKLMQAVSTVGPVSVSIDASQPSFHKYTTGIYYDSRCSSTRLNHAMLVVGYGTDKEDGDYWLLKNSWGRSWGMLGYMKLARNHDNHCGVASAASYPLV from the exons ATGAAGAGCCTGGCTGtgctggtggtggtggtggcggTGGTCGGTGCCGAAAGCTTAACCAACGTCGTCCGCGATGAATGGAACGCCTTCAAG CTGGAACACAAGAAATCCTACAAAACCGAGACCGAGGAAAAGTTCCGTATGAAGATCTTCGTTGAGAACAAGCTTGACGCGGAAAAACACAACCGGCGCTTCGAGCGCGGCCAGGAGACGTACCGCCTCGGCACCAACAAGTACTCGGACCTGCTGCACCACGAGTTCGTGCACATGATCGGATTTAACCACACC CCCTCTGG ACTCAACAAGGGGCCAACTCCGCGCGGCGCTACGTTCCTGTCACCCCTCAACTTGACGGCGCCGCAGCTGGTAGACTGGCGCACGGAGGGCGCTGTCACTGGAGTCAAAGACCAAGGAACATGCGGCTCCGGCTGGGCCTTCAGCGCC ACGGGCTCGCTGGAGGGGCAGCAATTCCGCAGTAGCGGCAACCTCGTGTCGCTTTCGGAGCAGAATCTGATCGACTGCTCGAAAAATTACGAGAATAACGGCTGCAAAGGCGGTTCCGTGCCTCACGCCTTCACTTACATCCGTGACAATGGAGGCATCGACACGGATGAGAGCTACCCCTACGAAGAGGACGACGAAGACAAGTGCAG GTACAACCCCAGGAACGTGGGCGCGAAAGTATCGGGTTTCGTGGACCTGCCGAAGGGTAACGAGAAAAAGCTGATGCAGGCCGTGTCCACCGTGGGGCCTGTCTCTGTTAGCATCGACGCCAGCCAGCCGTCCTTCCACAAATACACCACTGGAATCTACTACGACAGCAGATGCTCCTCCACCAGGCTCAATCATGCG ATGCTGGTGGTGGGCTACGGTACGGACAAAGAGGACGGCGACTACTGGCTCCTGAAGAACTCGTGGGGACGTTCGTGGGGGATGCTCGGCTACATGAAGTTGGCACGCAACCACGACAACCACTGCGGCGTCGCCTCGGCTGCTTCCTACCCGCTCGTCTGA
- the LOC125067114 gene encoding cathepsin L-like isoform X2: protein MKSLAVLVVVVAVVGAESLTNVVRDEWNAFKLEHKKSYKTETEEKFRMKIFVENKLDAEKHNRRFERGQETYRLGTNKYSDLLHHEFVHMIGFNHTDSKESLKSGPTPRGATFLSPLNLTAPQLVDWRTEGAVTGVKDQGTCGSGWAFSATGSLEGQQFRSSGNLVSLSEQNLIDCSKNYENNGCKGGSVPHAFTYIRDNGGIDTDESYPYEEDDEDKCRYNPRNVGAKVSGFVDLPKGNEKKLMQAVSTVGPVSVSIDASQPSFHKYTTGIYYDSRCSSTRLNHAMLVVGYGTDKEDGDYWLLKNSWGRSWGMLGYMKLARNHDNHCGVASAASYPLV, encoded by the exons ATGAAGAGCCTGGCTGtgctggtggtggtggtggcggTGGTCGGTGCCGAAAGCTTAACCAACGTCGTCCGCGATGAATGGAACGCCTTCAAG CTGGAACACAAGAAATCCTACAAAACCGAGACCGAGGAAAAGTTCCGTATGAAGATCTTCGTTGAGAACAAGCTTGACGCGGAAAAACACAACCGGCGCTTCGAGCGCGGCCAGGAGACGTACCGCCTCGGCACCAACAAGTACTCGGACCTGCTGCACCACGAGTTCGTGCACATGATCGGATTTAACCACACCG attcaaaagagtcgttaaagagc GGGCCAACTCCGCGCGGCGCTACGTTCCTGTCACCCCTCAACTTGACGGCGCCGCAGCTGGTAGACTGGCGCACGGAGGGCGCTGTCACTGGAGTCAAAGACCAAGGAACATGCGGCTCCGGCTGGGCCTTCAGCGCC ACGGGCTCGCTGGAGGGGCAGCAATTCCGCAGTAGCGGCAACCTCGTGTCGCTTTCGGAGCAGAATCTGATCGACTGCTCGAAAAATTACGAGAATAACGGCTGCAAAGGCGGTTCCGTGCCTCACGCCTTCACTTACATCCGTGACAATGGAGGCATCGACACGGATGAGAGCTACCCCTACGAAGAGGACGACGAAGACAAGTGCAG GTACAACCCCAGGAACGTGGGCGCGAAAGTATCGGGTTTCGTGGACCTGCCGAAGGGTAACGAGAAAAAGCTGATGCAGGCCGTGTCCACCGTGGGGCCTGTCTCTGTTAGCATCGACGCCAGCCAGCCGTCCTTCCACAAATACACCACTGGAATCTACTACGACAGCAGATGCTCCTCCACCAGGCTCAATCATGCG ATGCTGGTGGTGGGCTACGGTACGGACAAAGAGGACGGCGACTACTGGCTCCTGAAGAACTCGTGGGGACGTTCGTGGGGGATGCTCGGCTACATGAAGTTGGCACGCAACCACGACAACCACTGCGGCGTCGCCTCGGCTGCTTCCTACCCGCTCGTCTGA
- the LOC125067114 gene encoding procathepsin L-like isoform X1 translates to MKSLAVLVVVVAVVGAESLTNVVRDEWNAFKLEHKKSYKTETEEKFRMKIFVENKLDAEKHNRRFERGQETYRLGTNKYSDLLHHEFVHMIGFNHTAKLNKGPTPRGATFLSPLNLTAPQLVDWRTEGAVTGVKDQGTCGSGWAFSATGSLEGQQFRSSGNLVSLSEQNLIDCSKNYENNGCKGGSVPHAFTYIRDNGGIDTDESYPYEEDDEDKCRYNPRNVGAKVSGFVDLPKGNEKKLMQAVSTVGPVSVSIDASQPSFHKYTTGIYYDSRCSSTRLNHAMLVVGYGTDKEDGDYWLLKNSWGRSWGMLGYMKLARNHDNHCGVASAASYPLV, encoded by the exons ATGAAGAGCCTGGCTGtgctggtggtggtggtggcggTGGTCGGTGCCGAAAGCTTAACCAACGTCGTCCGCGATGAATGGAACGCCTTCAAG CTGGAACACAAGAAATCCTACAAAACCGAGACCGAGGAAAAGTTCCGTATGAAGATCTTCGTTGAGAACAAGCTTGACGCGGAAAAACACAACCGGCGCTTCGAGCGCGGCCAGGAGACGTACCGCCTCGGCACCAACAAGTACTCGGACCTGCTGCACCACGAGTTCGTGCACATGATCGGATTTAACCACACCGCCAA ACTCAACAAGGGGCCAACTCCGCGCGGCGCTACGTTCCTGTCACCCCTCAACTTGACGGCGCCGCAGCTGGTAGACTGGCGCACGGAGGGCGCTGTCACTGGAGTCAAAGACCAAGGAACATGCGGCTCCGGCTGGGCCTTCAGCGCC ACGGGCTCGCTGGAGGGGCAGCAATTCCGCAGTAGCGGCAACCTCGTGTCGCTTTCGGAGCAGAATCTGATCGACTGCTCGAAAAATTACGAGAATAACGGCTGCAAAGGCGGTTCCGTGCCTCACGCCTTCACTTACATCCGTGACAATGGAGGCATCGACACGGATGAGAGCTACCCCTACGAAGAGGACGACGAAGACAAGTGCAG GTACAACCCCAGGAACGTGGGCGCGAAAGTATCGGGTTTCGTGGACCTGCCGAAGGGTAACGAGAAAAAGCTGATGCAGGCCGTGTCCACCGTGGGGCCTGTCTCTGTTAGCATCGACGCCAGCCAGCCGTCCTTCCACAAATACACCACTGGAATCTACTACGACAGCAGATGCTCCTCCACCAGGCTCAATCATGCG ATGCTGGTGGTGGGCTACGGTACGGACAAAGAGGACGGCGACTACTGGCTCCTGAAGAACTCGTGGGGACGTTCGTGGGGGATGCTCGGCTACATGAAGTTGGCACGCAACCACGACAACCACTGCGGCGTCGCCTCGGCTGCTTCCTACCCGCTCGTCTGA